Proteins from a genomic interval of Sulfurimonas sp. HSL3-2:
- a CDS encoding arylesterase, which translates to MNKTTLGALLLFLVFGVLTYIKESRGVPNEPLKKDRVILAFGDSLTYGYGAPIDYSYPAEFEKKTGYHIINAGIPGEESAEGLKRLPQFLKQRPALVILCHGGNDILRKRSHEQLKNNLIKMVNLIKRSGAKVLLVGVPDFHVLGFKTLGLYKEVAKETGVMYEGKILSQIELHRELKSDYVHPNEKGYEMMADAFIEVLQDEGVLQK; encoded by the coding sequence ATGAATAAAACTACTTTAGGTGCTTTATTACTATTTCTTGTCTTTGGAGTCTTGACCTATATAAAGGAGAGCAGAGGCGTGCCTAATGAACCGCTCAAAAAAGATAGGGTCATCCTTGCATTCGGCGACAGCCTTACGTACGGTTACGGAGCTCCCATAGACTACAGTTACCCTGCCGAATTTGAAAAGAAGACAGGATACCACATCATAAATGCCGGCATCCCAGGTGAAGAATCAGCCGAAGGGCTCAAACGCCTTCCGCAGTTTTTAAAACAAAGACCTGCTCTTGTCATCTTGTGCCACGGCGGTAACGACATCCTGCGTAAACGTTCGCATGAACAGCTGAAAAATAATCTCATCAAGATGGTCAACCTTATAAAGCGAAGCGGTGCAAAAGTCTTGCTTGTCGGTGTACCCGATTTTCATGTACTGGGTTTTAAGACACTCGGACTTTACAAAGAGGTTGCAAAAGAGACGGGAGTGATGTATGAGGGCAAGATACTCAGTCAGATAGAACTTCACAGAGAACTAAAAAGCGACTATGTCCATCCCAACGAAAAAGGTTATGAGATGATGGCGGACGCTTTTATAGAGGTCTTGCAAGACGAAGGTGTTCTGCAGAAGTAA
- a CDS encoding DUF493 domain-containing protein, with the protein MEIINDSQEKLVLEYPCSWCYKVIGHHEHEIHTAVKEIILEKPHTLKLSNASKTGKYVSMNLDLIIANEDERTFIYEALKNHQLIKMVL; encoded by the coding sequence GTGGAAATTATAAACGATAGTCAAGAGAAACTCGTACTAGAATACCCTTGCAGTTGGTGTTATAAAGTCATAGGACATCACGAACATGAGATCCATACTGCAGTCAAAGAGATCATACTTGAAAAACCTCATACGCTTAAACTTTCAAATGCGAGCAAAACGGGTAAATATGTAAGTATGAACCTTGATCTGATAATAGCGAACGAAGATGAGAGAACATTTATATATGAAGCGCTTAAAAACCATCAGCTTATAAAAATGGTCTTATAA
- a CDS encoding diguanylate cyclase produces the protein MVHHIYRYDTQASLVSWLDAHSPASSNSILIQIFAGIIDPDIIHGITKTITQKLPDAVVIGSTTGGEIYNEEIEEKTILISMALFEKTNLKSIHIADKSSQIMGKGIVESIVDDDTKCLIMFADGMKCNGDEILKAIDSRSSKELIIAGGMSGDNGLFQQTYCIHGNEVFDNGVVAVSLSSPELEVFHTYNLSWKAIGKKMKVTRSKGNVLYELDNLPVKDVYAKYLGESTVKEMPVSAIEFPLIIHETDIDIARSMIALTDDGGIVYAGEIPEGKEVRFGVGSPNMLATAALGNYNLALSHPIEGMFLYSCIARKAFLGKGVLCEFFPLSKIAPLAGFFTYGEFYRGAESNKLLNVTTTVLGLSETKVNSNKKSLKDEDFQQSGMTINALMNLVEVTLKENEEYAQELVKTNDQLKQKDHALEKQKELYELVFKNTLSGVLIIDIEANRFIDCNEAAIKLLKCDSRDDVLNLRPSELSPEYQPDGKKSEEKSYEMNALALKNGAHTFEWKHLTKTKEEIWIEVVLTPITLDKTEVLHVMWTDINDRKEIEGEILKQKMQLAYQAHHDSLTKLPNRLLFNDRLSQTIVKAKRHKRDFALFFIDLDGFKPINDSLGHAIGDKVLQEISSRIKGMIREEDTLARLGGDEFTVIMEDITKKEDAAHLAQKILDALSRPLVIDGHALQVSCSIGISLFSDDANMDADKLLIYADAAMYKAKDKGKDNFQFYKD, from the coding sequence ATGGTTCATCACATTTATCGATATGATACTCAAGCGTCGCTTGTCTCCTGGCTTGATGCACACTCTCCAGCATCTTCAAATTCCATTTTAATACAGATCTTCGCCGGAATAATCGATCCGGATATCATACATGGCATTACAAAGACTATCACCCAAAAACTCCCAGACGCTGTAGTTATCGGCAGTACGACAGGCGGAGAGATATATAATGAAGAGATAGAGGAGAAAACCATTCTCATATCAATGGCTCTCTTTGAAAAAACAAACTTAAAAAGTATTCATATCGCAGATAAAAGTTCTCAGATAATGGGCAAAGGTATAGTTGAGAGCATAGTCGATGATGACACAAAGTGTCTCATTATGTTCGCAGACGGGATGAAATGTAACGGCGATGAGATACTCAAAGCTATTGACAGCAGATCTTCTAAAGAGCTCATAATCGCCGGAGGGATGTCGGGAGATAACGGACTTTTTCAACAGACATACTGTATCCACGGTAATGAAGTCTTTGACAACGGTGTTGTCGCGGTATCTCTTTCAAGTCCTGAACTAGAGGTCTTTCATACCTATAACCTGAGCTGGAAAGCCATCGGTAAAAAGATGAAAGTCACAAGATCAAAAGGCAATGTTCTTTATGAACTTGATAATCTTCCCGTAAAAGACGTCTATGCCAAGTATCTGGGTGAAAGTACCGTAAAAGAGATGCCGGTCTCTGCTATCGAGTTTCCACTTATAATCCATGAAACCGATATAGATATCGCCAGATCGATGATAGCACTGACAGATGACGGCGGCATAGTCTATGCGGGTGAAATACCCGAGGGCAAAGAGGTGCGTTTTGGAGTCGGAAGTCCAAATATGCTTGCCACTGCTGCACTTGGTAACTATAACTTGGCACTCAGCCATCCCATAGAGGGGATGTTCTTATATTCCTGTATTGCAAGAAAAGCTTTTCTGGGCAAAGGAGTCTTGTGTGAGTTCTTCCCTTTATCGAAAATCGCTCCTTTGGCAGGCTTCTTTACTTATGGAGAGTTTTACCGAGGTGCTGAGAGCAACAAACTCTTAAATGTGACGACAACTGTTCTTGGTCTCTCGGAGACAAAGGTCAACAGCAATAAAAAGAGTTTAAAAGATGAAGATTTTCAACAAAGCGGGATGACCATCAACGCTTTGATGAATCTAGTGGAAGTGACACTCAAAGAGAATGAAGAGTATGCACAAGAACTCGTAAAGACGAATGATCAGCTAAAACAAAAAGACCATGCACTTGAAAAACAAAAAGAGCTTTATGAACTGGTGTTTAAAAACACGTTAAGCGGTGTGCTTATCATCGATATCGAAGCAAACAGGTTTATAGACTGTAATGAGGCAGCTATCAAACTCCTCAAGTGCGATTCAAGAGACGATGTACTGAATTTAAGACCTTCGGAGCTATCGCCGGAGTATCAGCCAGACGGTAAAAAAAGTGAAGAAAAGTCCTATGAGATGAACGCTTTGGCCTTAAAAAACGGTGCTCACACCTTTGAGTGGAAACATCTTACAAAGACGAAAGAGGAGATCTGGATAGAGGTGGTTCTGACGCCTATCACTTTAGACAAGACAGAGGTCTTACATGTAATGTGGACGGATATCAATGACAGAAAAGAGATAGAAGGTGAGATACTCAAACAAAAGATGCAGCTTGCATATCAGGCGCATCACGACAGCCTCACAAAACTTCCTAACCGTCTGCTCTTTAACGACAGACTGTCACAGACCATAGTCAAAGCAAAACGCCATAAACGTGATTTTGCGCTGTTCTTTATCGACTTGGATGGATTCAAACCCATTAACGACTCTCTCGGTCATGCCATCGGAGACAAAGTCCTTCAGGAGATCTCATCTCGCATAAAAGGGATGATCCGTGAAGAGGATACTCTGGCAAGACTTGGCGGAGATGAGTTTACGGTCATCATGGAAGATATAACAAAAAAAGAGGATGCAGCACATTTAGCACAAAAGATCCTCGATGCGCTGTCAAGACCTCTGGTCATCGATGGACATGCTTTACAGGTCTCATGCAGTATCGGTATCAGTCTCTTTTCCGATGATGCAAACATGGACGCAGACAAACTGCTCATCTATGCGGATGCCGCAATGTATAAGGCAAAAGACAAAGGCAAGGATAACTTTCAGTTCTATAAAGACTGA
- a CDS encoding cold-shock protein, producing the protein MAELLHGTVKWFNEEKGYGFIQQNNGGNDLFVHFRQVNRTGPGRVSLAEGQAVTFEVGEGQKGPQAENVTPM; encoded by the coding sequence ATGGCAGAATTGCTACATGGAACTGTTAAATGGTTCAACGAAGAAAAAGGTTATGGATTTATCCAACAAAACAATGGCGGTAACGATTTATTTGTTCACTTCCGTCAAGTAAACAGAACAGGTCCTGGACGTGTTTCTCTAGCTGAAGGTCAAGCGGTGACTTTCGAAGTTGGTGAAGGTCAAAAAGGTCCTCAAGCGGAAAACGTTACACCAATGTAA
- the moaC gene encoding cyclic pyranopterin monophosphate synthase MoaC, with protein MNLTHLDEKDRPKMVDVSEKNQTTRIAVASGIIQMSQDAYDAIVNEKAKKGPVLQTAVIAAIMGTKKTSELIPMCHPLNLSGINCDVEELPELPGFKLELTAKLTGQTGVEMEALTGVSIGLLTIYDMVKAIDKGMVIKNVQLESKEGGKSGNYKR; from the coding sequence ATGAATTTAACACACTTGGATGAAAAAGACAGACCGAAGATGGTCGACGTATCTGAAAAGAACCAGACCACAAGGATTGCCGTAGCAAGCGGGATCATACAGATGAGCCAAGATGCTTATGATGCTATCGTCAACGAAAAAGCAAAAAAAGGCCCTGTACTTCAGACTGCCGTGATCGCTGCCATCATGGGAACGAAAAAGACAAGCGAACTTATCCCTATGTGCCATCCGTTAAATCTTAGCGGGATCAACTGTGACGTAGAGGAACTGCCGGAACTACCCGGGTTTAAACTTGAACTGACTGCAAAACTGACAGGTCAGACTGGAGTGGAGATGGAAGCACTCACAGGTGTAAGCATCGGGCTTTTAACGATCTACGATATGGTAAAAGCAATAGACAAAGGGATGGTTATTAAAAACGTCCAGCTTGAATCAAAAGAGGGAGGCAAAAGTGGAAATTATAAACGATAG
- a CDS encoding YcaO-like family protein yields MNLLSKNAPLEESITNMKSVLADVGCEVVFKEEKHPLSHCYSVNLASKEAPRHIYSNGKGVLSDASVASALGEYIERLQTNNFFIDFYLPNRKYYPDEVVFDFMDDYLSEELSKVYDPNGELSGEDLVDYNSDYEDKIVSLPFVKNSSKEIVYIPQNILSNLYVSNGLATGNTPKEAQVQALSEIFERYAKIEIIKNGYALPKFPDELVESFTQLYEDVSALREKGFIVEVLDASLGGKFPVTAISLINPVTSSLFVSFGAHPILEVSLQRTMTELMQGRGLDNLESFEVPTFDMSLVSNSFNLESHFVDSNGKMGFGFLSSQKSFEHTPWNYSGEGCEDEYNYLLNILFQMDKELYVREYDYLGFYSCQLIVPGISEVYPIDDLIYNNKNSAKLIRDMVLNMQDYDAEDILDAIEPLDDSLNVEKYIGVIFKTPFTMAEFKAQMHLLLGNTEDALDILEYSDKKVSRIIIELIKMDEEGHGYEEYAQALSDVFSKESVQKALHVIKGEELFIDTAFHEEYNNMLAMYDRLELKKKAIH; encoded by the coding sequence TTGAATCTATTATCCAAAAACGCTCCGCTAGAGGAATCCATAACCAATATGAAGTCTGTCTTGGCGGATGTGGGATGCGAGGTCGTGTTTAAAGAGGAGAAACATCCTCTTTCTCACTGCTATTCGGTCAATCTGGCTTCCAAAGAGGCACCGCGTCATATCTACTCAAACGGCAAAGGTGTTCTTTCTGACGCTTCTGTTGCCAGTGCATTGGGCGAATATATCGAGAGACTTCAGACAAACAATTTCTTTATAGACTTTTACCTTCCAAACAGAAAGTATTATCCTGATGAGGTGGTTTTTGATTTTATGGATGACTATCTAAGCGAAGAGTTGTCAAAAGTGTATGATCCAAACGGAGAGTTAAGCGGAGAAGATCTTGTAGATTACAACAGCGACTACGAGGACAAAATAGTTTCACTGCCGTTTGTGAAAAATTCTTCAAAAGAGATCGTCTATATTCCGCAAAATATCCTGAGCAATCTTTATGTAAGTAACGGTCTTGCAACGGGTAATACGCCAAAAGAGGCACAGGTACAGGCACTCAGCGAGATCTTTGAGCGTTATGCAAAGATAGAGATCATCAAAAACGGCTACGCTCTTCCGAAGTTTCCAGATGAGTTGGTAGAGTCTTTTACACAGCTGTATGAAGATGTAAGCGCACTGCGTGAAAAAGGTTTCATAGTCGAAGTGTTGGACGCATCTTTGGGCGGAAAGTTTCCCGTCACTGCCATCTCTCTTATCAACCCTGTGACATCATCGCTTTTTGTCTCTTTCGGAGCGCATCCCATACTTGAGGTCTCACTTCAAAGGACGATGACGGAGCTTATGCAGGGACGCGGACTGGATAATCTCGAAAGCTTTGAAGTCCCGACTTTCGATATGAGTCTTGTCTCAAACAGTTTTAACCTTGAGTCTCACTTCGTGGATTCAAACGGCAAGATGGGATTTGGATTTTTGAGTTCGCAAAAGAGTTTTGAACATACTCCTTGGAACTACAGTGGAGAAGGGTGTGAAGATGAATACAATTATCTTTTAAACATTTTGTTTCAGATGGACAAGGAACTTTATGTAAGAGAGTATGACTATCTCGGGTTTTACTCATGCCAGCTTATCGTACCTGGCATCTCCGAGGTCTACCCGATAGACGACCTTATCTATAACAACAAAAACAGTGCGAAGCTCATAAGAGACATGGTGCTGAACATGCAGGATTATGATGCGGAGGATATCCTCGATGCTATCGAGCCGCTTGATGATTCGCTTAATGTAGAAAAATACATAGGCGTTATCTTTAAGACCCCGTTTACGATGGCGGAGTTCAAAGCGCAGATGCACCTTCTTCTTGGAAACACAGAGGATGCTTTGGATATCTTGGAGTACAGTGACAAAAAGGTATCCCGCATCATCATAGAACTTATAAAGATGGATGAAGAGGGACACGGTTACGAAGAGTATGCGCAGGCTCTTAGTGATGTGTTTTCAAAAGAGAGCGTACAAAAAGCCTTACATGTAATAAAAGGCGAAGAGCTTTTTATTGACACAGCATTTCATGAGGAATATAACAACATGTTAGCAATGTACGACAGACTGGAGCTGAAGAAAAAAGCGATCCATTAG
- the leuC gene encoding 3-isopropylmalate dehydratase large subunit translates to MGQTITEKIFSGHVGHEVYAGEIIRSNIDMVIGNDITTPISIKAFEDSGATKLANPDGFSIVLDHFIPAKDIASANQARISRDFAKKHNLKNFFDEKDMGIEHALLPEKGLVVPGDVIIGADSHTCTHGALGAFSTGMGSTDLAFAMITGGNWFKVPESIKVVLSGKPGKFTTGKDIILEIIRMIGVDGALYRTLEFTGSTIPYLTMDDRFSMCNMAIEAGAKSGIVAYDDVTKEFLADKPLAREPKIYHSDPDAKYVQVLEIDVAALEPVIAYPFLPSNGHSVTQAVADHIKIDQAFIGSCTNGRLSDLKVAAEILDGKRVHPDVRLIITPGTQKILREATKLGYIDILVDAGGVVSNPTCGACLGGYMGILGDNEVAVSTTNRNFVGRMGSRSSKVYLANSAVAAASAITGYITDPNHMD, encoded by the coding sequence ATGGGCCAAACCATTACTGAAAAGATATTTTCCGGTCATGTCGGACACGAAGTCTATGCGGGTGAGATCATCCGTTCTAACATCGACATGGTCATAGGAAATGACATAACTACTCCTATCTCTATCAAAGCGTTTGAGGACAGCGGAGCAACAAAACTTGCAAATCCGGACGGGTTTTCTATCGTACTTGACCACTTTATCCCGGCAAAAGATATTGCAAGTGCCAACCAAGCAAGAATAAGCCGTGATTTTGCAAAAAAACACAATCTTAAAAACTTTTTTGATGAAAAAGATATGGGGATCGAGCACGCGCTTCTTCCGGAAAAAGGTCTTGTCGTTCCCGGTGACGTTATCATCGGTGCAGACAGCCACACTTGTACACACGGTGCATTAGGTGCTTTTTCTACAGGTATGGGTTCTACGGACTTGGCGTTTGCTATGATCACGGGAGGCAACTGGTTTAAAGTCCCTGAGTCTATCAAAGTCGTTCTTAGCGGAAAACCTGGTAAATTCACGACAGGTAAAGACATCATCCTTGAGATCATCCGTATGATCGGAGTCGACGGTGCACTTTACAGAACGTTAGAGTTCACTGGAAGCACGATACCTTACCTTACTATGGATGACAGATTCTCTATGTGTAACATGGCTATCGAAGCTGGTGCAAAAAGCGGAATAGTCGCGTATGACGATGTGACAAAAGAGTTTCTTGCTGACAAACCTTTAGCACGCGAACCGAAAATATACCACTCTGATCCTGACGCAAAATATGTGCAGGTCCTAGAGATAGACGTTGCAGCACTGGAGCCTGTTATCGCTTATCCGTTCCTGCCGTCTAACGGTCATTCTGTAACTCAAGCCGTTGCAGACCACATCAAGATCGATCAAGCGTTTATCGGTAGTTGTACAAACGGAAGACTAAGTGACCTTAAAGTCGCTGCTGAGATACTTGATGGAAAAAGAGTCCACCCTGACGTTCGTCTTATCATCACTCCGGGTACTCAAAAGATCTTAAGAGAAGCTACGAAACTCGGTTACATAGACATCCTAGTCGATGCAGGCGGAGTCGTGAGTAATCCTACTTGTGGAGCTTGTCTAGGCGGATATATGGGAATACTTGGTGACAACGAAGTAGCCGTTTCTACGACAAACCGTAACTTTGTCGGCCGTATGGGGAGTAGAAGCTCTAAAGTCTACTTAGCAAACTCAGCGGTTGCTGCTGCATCTGCTATTACAGGATATATCACCGACCCTAACCATATGGACTAA
- a CDS encoding secondary thiamine-phosphate synthase enzyme YjbQ, with amino-acid sequence MKFIQTEIKLRSRPRGFHIITDEILESIELSSIKIGMLNIFLKHTSASLSITENYEKEVRDDMENLMNELCDGKNYYTHTYEGDDDMPAHAKSSLLGASLNIPITNGRLNLGTWQGICLGEHRDRATQRSIVLTASGI; translated from the coding sequence ATGAAATTTATACAGACAGAGATAAAATTGCGATCAAGACCTAGAGGATTTCACATCATCACGGATGAGATACTCGAGTCCATCGAGCTTTCAAGCATAAAAATCGGCATGTTAAATATATTTTTAAAGCACACAAGTGCGAGTTTAAGTATAACTGAAAATTATGAAAAAGAAGTAAGAGATGACATGGAAAACCTCATGAACGAGCTTTGTGACGGGAAAAATTACTATACACATACTTACGAAGGAGACGACGATATGCCAGCTCATGCGAAGTCTTCACTTCTTGGAGCATCGCTAAATATCCCCATTACAAACGGCAGACTGAATCTCGGGACATGGCAGGGAATATGTCTGGGCGAGCACAGAGACCGTGCGACCCAGAGATCAATTGTACTGACAGCAAGCGGTATATAA
- a CDS encoding MFS transporter — protein MHKIGRYTKLTLLLLSMTTMMSNVAIVTMLPHLKNHFADVENIEFLSRMMITLPSLAIAFLAPFIGHFIHKIGKYVSAIAGLLLFSAAGSAGLYLQTIEELLFSRFLLGIAIGVLMIVTTSLIGDYFKGEARHKYMGIQSLFISFGGVFFVIGGGYLSDIDWRYPFGIYLVGLLLLPFAMKFLEEKATGQDEDEDIDLNTNIFMIYLLAFILMLIFYILPTQMPFLIINHFGASGTLTGAIIALAFVSNGLGALTFAKLKKYFSFATIYIIGMAIISIGFILIGLVRNVDLFFFTSPIMGFGGGILMTNVSAWMLSKVHHTKRVKSSGYLTSSLFLGQFFSPIVFHPVVSYFGVQHFFVVTGISLGSIVLVAGSYSKLKKGKN, from the coding sequence GTGCACAAAATAGGTAGATACACAAAGCTTACCCTCCTCCTTCTTTCGATGACTACAATGATGTCAAATGTCGCTATCGTAACGATGTTACCGCATCTGAAAAACCATTTTGCAGATGTCGAGAACATAGAATTTCTGTCGCGTATGATGATCACACTTCCATCTCTTGCAATAGCGTTTTTAGCTCCTTTCATAGGACATTTTATACATAAAATAGGCAAGTATGTCTCTGCCATAGCGGGATTGCTGCTCTTTAGCGCAGCGGGAAGTGCGGGGCTTTATCTGCAGACCATAGAAGAGCTTTTGTTTTCAAGGTTTCTGCTTGGGATCGCCATAGGTGTTTTGATGATCGTCACCACCTCTTTGATAGGTGATTATTTTAAAGGCGAAGCGCGTCACAAATATATGGGGATACAAAGTCTTTTCATCTCATTCGGCGGTGTTTTCTTTGTTATCGGCGGCGGATACCTTTCAGATATCGACTGGAGATACCCGTTTGGTATCTATCTTGTCGGTCTTTTGCTGCTTCCGTTTGCGATGAAGTTTTTGGAAGAAAAAGCTACAGGTCAGGATGAGGATGAAGATATAGACCTTAATACAAATATCTTCATGATATATCTTTTGGCATTTATCTTGATGCTTATCTTTTATATTCTGCCGACACAGATGCCATTTTTGATCATCAACCATTTTGGAGCAAGCGGAACATTGACGGGTGCTATCATCGCACTTGCATTCGTCTCCAACGGTCTGGGCGCTCTGACTTTTGCAAAGCTCAAAAAGTATTTCTCGTTCGCGACCATCTATATCATAGGGATGGCGATCATAAGTATCGGCTTCATACTTATCGGTCTAGTACGTAATGTGGACCTTTTCTTTTTCACATCGCCTATTATGGGATTTGGCGGAGGAATACTGATGACAAATGTCTCGGCTTGGATGCTGAGCAAAGTGCATCATACAAAACGCGTCAAGTCGTCGGGTTATCTGACAAGCTCGCTCTTTTTAGGACAGTTTTTCTCTCCTATCGTCTTTCATCCTGTCGTGAGCTACTTCGGAGTACAGCACTTTTTCGTAGTCACAGGCATATCTCTGGGTTCGATAGTCCTTGTGGCCGGGTCATACAGTAAACTAAAAAAAGGCAAGAATTGA
- the mobA gene encoding molybdenum cofactor guanylyltransferase MobA, whose amino-acid sequence MIDTPCIIFAGGKSSRMGEDKALLPFGGKPTLIEFQYERLKKIFKNLYISCKSSKKFDFEADFIEDADTGDIYAPTTGFVTIFDTLHVEQIFVLSVDTPFVGEAEIKKILQHKDEGYDAVIAKTPEGTHPMCGLYSKNLHADFKDMLKNDEHKLGKLLKESNTLYIDFSDEHPFLNLNYPHEYKAALLHSIH is encoded by the coding sequence ATGATAGATACACCATGCATTATCTTTGCCGGAGGGAAAAGCTCCCGTATGGGTGAAGATAAAGCTTTACTGCCTTTTGGAGGCAAGCCTACTCTTATAGAATTCCAATATGAACGTCTGAAAAAAATATTTAAAAATCTTTATATCTCTTGCAAATCATCCAAAAAATTCGATTTTGAAGCAGACTTTATCGAGGATGCAGATACTGGAGATATTTATGCTCCGACTACAGGCTTTGTGACGATCTTTGACACCTTACATGTAGAGCAGATATTTGTTTTAAGCGTCGATACGCCTTTTGTAGGCGAAGCGGAAATAAAAAAGATCTTACAACACAAAGACGAAGGCTATGATGCAGTCATAGCAAAGACTCCAGAGGGTACACATCCGATGTGCGGACTCTACAGTAAAAACCTGCATGCAGATTTTAAAGATATGCTAAAAAACGATGAGCATAAACTCGGAAAACTTCTAAAAGAATCAAATACACTCTATATAGATTTCAGTGATGAACACCCTTTTTTAAACTTAAATTATCCTCACGAATATAAAGCTGCCCTACTACACTCGATCCATTAA
- a CDS encoding OmpA family protein, with protein MKKLSVITAFLLSSLLFARQYDYEITPLAGYNIAEGNLNLKNQSLAGAEFQINNIGMPVSSELSILYSNADLDPSGNGSTNIYRVALNGVYEYDKVSLMTPFVKAGLGYETMSNRATAITGNEDSPFADVGAGIKVPFTNNIALKLEAVYMLKINGERWDNNLALLAGINIAFGDSRAKQLHKDIYVDNSAEEARQAAEKTAREKAEAERKAAEAAALENADDDGDGVKNAFDKCPNTKKEVTAVDAEGCMKEVNLQINFENASYSVDEESKKNIQILAEFLKAIPIYKTEIIGYTDNVGKASNNLKLSQKRAEAVKTLLEKEGVSAERIKAIGMGEEAPIADNATAEGRSKNRRIEARLIK; from the coding sequence ATGAAAAAGCTATCTGTTATTACGGCATTTTTACTGTCATCCCTGCTTTTTGCACGGCAGTATGATTATGAGATAACTCCTCTTGCCGGTTATAACATAGCCGAAGGTAATCTAAACCTTAAAAACCAGTCGCTTGCGGGCGCCGAATTTCAGATAAACAATATCGGGATGCCTGTAAGCTCGGAACTTTCCATCCTCTATTCAAACGCGGACCTTGATCCTAGCGGCAACGGCAGTACAAATATCTACCGCGTCGCTTTAAACGGTGTTTATGAATATGACAAAGTCTCTTTGATGACCCCCTTTGTAAAAGCGGGACTTGGTTATGAGACTATGAGCAACCGCGCTACTGCTATAACAGGAAACGAAGACTCTCCTTTTGCCGATGTCGGTGCAGGTATAAAAGTACCCTTTACAAACAATATCGCTCTAAAGCTTGAAGCTGTTTATATGCTAAAGATAAATGGTGAAAGATGGGATAATAATTTGGCACTTCTTGCCGGGATAAACATCGCATTCGGTGACTCAAGAGCAAAACAGCTGCATAAAGATATCTATGTGGACAACAGTGCAGAAGAAGCACGTCAAGCAGCAGAAAAAACAGCCAGAGAGAAAGCCGAAGCAGAGCGAAAAGCAGCTGAAGCAGCAGCTTTAGAAAATGCAGATGATGACGGTGACGGTGTCAAAAATGCTTTTGATAAATGTCCAAACACTAAAAAAGAGGTCACTGCAGTCGATGCCGAGGGTTGTATGAAAGAGGTAAACCTGCAGATCAACTTTGAGAATGCCTCTTACAGTGTCGATGAAGAATCAAAAAAGAACATCCAGATATTAGCAGAGTTCTTAAAAGCTATTCCGATCTATAAAACTGAAATTATCGGCTATACGGACAATGTCGGTAAAGCATCAAACAATCTAAAGCTTTCACAAAAAAGAGCTGAGGCTGTAAAGACCCTGCTGGAAAAAGAGGGTGTCTCTGCTGAGAGGATCAAAGCCATCGGTATGGGTGAAGAAGCACCTATCGCTGATAACGCTACTGCAGAAGGACGTTCAAAAAACCGTCGTATTGAAGCGAGACTTATCAAATAA